Proteins encoded together in one Telopea speciosissima isolate NSW1024214 ecotype Mountain lineage chromosome 4, Tspe_v1, whole genome shotgun sequence window:
- the LOC122657857 gene encoding peter Pan-like protein: MARFPNKKKKVFSKPVLKKPSVDHVTGDKIPKSFVFSRGKLPSSLRKLQMDLRKLMLPHTALKLKEKKQNNLKDFLNVAGPMGVTHFLILSKTDTASYLRVARTPQGPTLTFKIHEYSLAADVAQSQLRPRCPPELFKNSPLIVLSGFGTGDQHLKLTTIMFQNIFPAIDINTVKLGLCQRIVLLNYNKETKLIDFRHYSIRLQPVGVSRRLRKFVLNHQAPDLKSLQDVSDFVTRAGYGSESEGDDEAATVSLPSDLGRVNRASTKSAVKLQEIGPRMTLQLMKIEEALSSGGVIFSEYGSGEDAKKQENQEVDEG, from the exons ATGGCCCGCTTCCCAAAT aaaaagaagaaggtgtTCAGTAAGCCGGTTCTGAAGAAGCCCAGTGTTGATCATGTCACGGGAGATAAAATACCCAAGAGCTTTGTGTTTTCAAGAGGAAAGCTGCCGAGTTCTCTGAGAAAGCTGCAAATGGACTTAAGAAAGTTGATGCTCCCCCATACTGCACTTAAGCTAAAG gaaaagaaacagaataatCTTAAGGATTTTTTGAATGTTGCTGGGCCAATGGGTGTTACTCATTTCCTTATATTATCAAAAACAGATACAGCATCCTATCTGAGGGTTGCAAGGACCCCCCAAGGCCCTACCCTTACATTCAAAATACATGAGTATTCATTGGCAGCTGATGTTGCTCAATCTCAGTTGCGTCCTAGATGCCCTCCAGAACTTTTCAAGAACTCTCCTCTG ATTGTCCTTTCTGGTTTTGGGACTGGAGATCAACATCTAAAGCTCACAACTATTATGTTTCAAAACATATTTCCAGCCATCGATATCAATACT GTTAAACTTGGTTTATGCCAAAGAATTGTGTTACTTAATTATAATAAAGAGACAAAGCTTATTGATTTTCGGCATTATTCCATCAGATTACAGCCTGTCGGTGTCTCCCGTAGACTTAGAAAATTTGTGCTGAACCATCAGGCACCGGATTTGAAGAGTCTACAGGATGTCAGTGACTTTGTGACTAG GGCAGGTTATGGGTCAGAAAGTGAAGGAGATGATGAAGCGGCAACAGTGAGTCTACCAAGTGATCTTGGTAGAGTTAATAGAGCTTCAACGAAAAGTGCTGTCAAGCTTCAAGAGATTGGACCTAGGATGACTCTTCAACTTATGAAAATTGAGGAAGCATTAAGTTCTGGTGGAGTCATCTTCAGTGAATACG